In Streptomyces sp. NBC_00878, a single window of DNA contains:
- a CDS encoding SRPBCC family protein: protein MAKTTASLDIPRSPDRVWRLIGGFGSLPDWLPYIPESELSEGGRVRRLTNQDGGIIVERLQAFDHEARSYSYAIEQALFPVTGYLSTLRVHAVPGRPDASRVEWSGTFIPVGVSDTDAEELFHGIYADGLAALLKTVSGTASEKASGSV from the coding sequence ATGGCCAAGACCACCGCATCCCTCGACATCCCGCGGAGCCCCGACCGCGTCTGGCGGCTCATCGGCGGGTTCGGATCCCTGCCCGACTGGCTCCCCTACATCCCCGAGAGCGAGTTGAGCGAAGGCGGTCGCGTACGCCGCCTGACCAACCAGGACGGCGGCATCATCGTCGAACGCCTCCAGGCCTTCGACCACGAGGCGCGCAGCTACTCCTACGCCATCGAACAGGCGCTGTTCCCGGTGACCGGCTACCTCTCCACGCTCCGCGTGCACGCCGTCCCCGGCCGCCCCGACGCCTCGCGCGTCGAATGGTCCGGCACGTTCATCCCGGTCGGCGTTAGCGACACCGACGCCGAGGAGCTCTTCCACGGCATCTACGCCGACGGCCTCGCCGCGCTCCTGAAGACAGTGAGCGGGACAGCGAGCGAGAAAGCGAGCGGGAGCGTCTGA
- a CDS encoding aldo/keto reductase, translating to MGIKPLLPGTLGFGTAPLGNMFRGIPDEEAAATVEAAWDQGVRYFDTAPFYGAGLSEIRLGEVLADRPRDEFVLSTKVGRVILDELEDPAARDLGEKGGLFEHGRPNKMVDDYTADATLRSIEDSLKRLRTDRLDIVWVHDVAQDFHGDGWLAAYETARTGAFRVLQRLRDEGVIKAWGLGVNRVEPIELTLDLDEPRPDAFLLAGRYTLLDHDRSLQRLLPAAAEQGVDMVVGGPYSSGILAGGRHFEYQEAPAEIVAKVGRIKALAAEHGVSVKAAALQFALAHPATAAVVPGATRPSRIGEDVAALAESVPAAFWTALRDEKLIAADAPTPTPTV from the coding sequence ATGGGCATCAAGCCGCTTCTGCCGGGCACCCTCGGCTTCGGTACCGCACCGCTGGGCAACATGTTCCGCGGTATCCCGGACGAGGAGGCCGCGGCCACTGTCGAGGCCGCCTGGGACCAGGGCGTCCGCTACTTCGACACCGCCCCGTTCTACGGAGCCGGGCTGTCCGAGATCCGCCTGGGCGAGGTGCTGGCCGACCGGCCGCGCGACGAGTTCGTACTCAGCACCAAGGTCGGCCGGGTCATCCTCGACGAGCTGGAGGACCCCGCGGCCCGGGACCTGGGCGAGAAGGGCGGACTGTTCGAGCACGGCCGCCCGAACAAGATGGTCGACGACTACACGGCGGACGCCACCCTGCGCTCCATCGAGGACAGCCTGAAGCGCCTGAGGACGGACCGCCTCGACATCGTCTGGGTGCACGACGTCGCCCAGGACTTCCACGGCGACGGCTGGCTGGCCGCGTACGAGACCGCGCGCACCGGCGCCTTCCGCGTCCTGCAGCGGCTCCGCGACGAAGGTGTCATCAAGGCCTGGGGCCTGGGCGTCAACCGGGTGGAACCGATCGAGCTCACCCTCGACCTGGACGAGCCCCGGCCCGACGCGTTTCTTCTGGCCGGCCGCTACACCCTCCTCGACCACGACCGGTCGCTCCAGCGCCTGCTGCCCGCCGCGGCCGAGCAGGGCGTCGACATGGTCGTCGGCGGCCCGTACAGCTCGGGCATCCTCGCCGGCGGCCGGCACTTCGAGTACCAGGAGGCCCCGGCGGAGATCGTCGCCAAGGTCGGACGGATCAAGGCACTCGCCGCCGAGCACGGTGTGAGCGTCAAGGCGGCCGCCCTGCAGTTCGCCCTGGCCCACCCCGCCACGGCCGCCGTCGTACCCGGCGCCACCCGGCCCAGCCGGATCGGCGAGGACGTCGCCGCCCTCGCCGAGAGCGTCCCGGCCGCCTTCTGGACCGCCCTGCGCGACGAGAAGCTCATCGCCGCCGATGCGCCCACTCCCACTCCCACCGTCTGA
- a CDS encoding LysR substrate-binding domain-containing protein — MLDLRQLRYFVAVAEEEHVGRAAERLHISQSPLSRQIAQLEKVLGLTLFERSQQRIRLTSDGRVFLSEATALLRHADRLENLGRRLGRGEEGGLCVGYVGDAMHTGLLPRALRALHDERPGIHVALYDLASPQQFEGLRQRSLDIALVPEEPPETDPDLRSALLLEDPLLLAMPSGHSLADATEIRPADLDTQPWIAIENSQDHAWRDNFVASCAAAGFTPDVRFEAPESLTALGLVASGLGMAFVQKSMLRDHTPGITVRELPWFQRSVRLWAAWHRIDLRPVVTSFRTTVLTVGDRTVGDRTVGDLALGDQPLGDQERELTR, encoded by the coding sequence GTGCTTGACCTGCGCCAACTCCGATATTTCGTGGCCGTCGCCGAAGAGGAACACGTCGGCCGGGCCGCCGAACGCCTGCACATCTCTCAGTCGCCGCTCAGCCGGCAGATCGCCCAGCTGGAGAAGGTCCTGGGCCTGACCCTGTTCGAGCGCAGCCAGCAACGCATCCGGCTCACCTCCGACGGCCGCGTCTTCCTCAGCGAGGCCACGGCCCTGCTGCGGCACGCGGACCGGCTGGAGAACCTGGGCCGCCGCCTAGGCCGGGGCGAAGAGGGCGGCCTGTGCGTGGGGTACGTGGGCGACGCCATGCACACCGGGCTCCTGCCCCGGGCCCTGCGCGCGCTGCACGACGAACGTCCCGGAATCCACGTCGCCCTCTACGACCTGGCCTCGCCCCAGCAGTTCGAGGGACTGCGCCAACGCAGCCTGGACATCGCCCTGGTCCCGGAGGAACCGCCCGAGACGGATCCGGACCTGCGCAGCGCCCTCCTCCTCGAAGACCCGCTGCTCCTGGCCATGCCGAGCGGCCACTCCCTCGCCGACGCGACGGAGATCCGGCCCGCAGACCTGGACACCCAGCCGTGGATCGCCATCGAGAACAGCCAGGACCACGCCTGGCGGGACAATTTCGTCGCGTCCTGCGCCGCTGCCGGGTTCACCCCCGACGTCCGGTTCGAGGCCCCGGAATCCCTCACCGCGCTCGGTCTCGTCGCGTCCGGGCTCGGCATGGCGTTCGTACAGAAGAGCATGCTGCGCGACCACACACCGGGCATCACGGTCCGCGAACTCCCCTGGTTCCAGCGGTCCGTACGCCTGTGGGCGGCCTGGCACCGGATCGACCTCCGCCCGGTCGTCACCTCGTTCCGCACGACGGTCCTGACCGTCGGAGACCGGACCGTCGGAGACCGGACCGTCGGAGACCTGGCCCTCGGAGACCAGCCCCTCGGAGACCAGGAGCGGGAACTCACCCGCTGA
- a CDS encoding helicase HerA-like domain-containing protein, which translates to MTDSEAPSAKAPESVSGAPALPQGALEIASGYAFTGPALDLGALLWDGRCLSDVQIRIPLPMLNRHGLVAGATGTGKTKTLQLIAEQLSAQGVPVFLADVKGDVSGISAPGQENDKVRARAAEVHQEWTPAGFPCEFYALGGMGHGIPVRATITGFGPVLLSKVLQLNRTQEQSLGLIFHYADQKGLELVDLLDLRAVVTFLTSDEGKSELKGIGGLSSATAGVILRSLTAFEAQGMSPFFGEPEFDTSELLRVAGDGRGTVSVLELPAVQDKPQLFSTFLMWLLADLFHDLPEVGDADKPKLVFFFDEAHLLFNDASKAFLDAITQTVRLIRSKGVGVFFVTQTPKDVPGDVLAQLGNRVQHALRAFTPDDQKALRATVKTFPNSPYDLEEVLTALGTGEAVVTVLSEKGAPTPVAATRLRAPESLMGPVEPAVLDGAVKESSLYGSYAEAVDRESAYEKLTARGTGASSPASEASTPSTPSSEAGPSRGRARKGDDQDASVVQQVVGSGVFKSLARSLGTQIGREITRSVFGTARRRR; encoded by the coding sequence ATGACTGACAGCGAAGCGCCGTCGGCGAAGGCACCCGAAAGCGTGAGCGGTGCTCCCGCACTTCCCCAGGGGGCCCTCGAAATCGCCTCCGGGTACGCCTTCACGGGACCCGCGCTCGACCTGGGCGCCCTGCTGTGGGACGGGCGGTGCCTGTCGGACGTACAGATCCGTATCCCGCTGCCGATGCTCAACCGGCACGGGCTGGTCGCCGGGGCCACCGGTACGGGCAAGACGAAGACGCTGCAGCTCATCGCGGAGCAACTGTCCGCGCAGGGCGTGCCGGTGTTCCTCGCCGACGTGAAGGGCGATGTCTCCGGGATCTCGGCACCGGGACAGGAGAACGACAAGGTGCGGGCGCGGGCCGCGGAGGTCCACCAGGAGTGGACGCCGGCCGGGTTCCCCTGCGAGTTCTACGCACTCGGGGGCATGGGCCACGGCATCCCCGTACGCGCGACGATCACCGGCTTCGGGCCGGTCCTGCTGTCCAAGGTGCTCCAGCTCAACCGGACCCAGGAGCAGTCGCTCGGCCTGATCTTCCACTACGCCGACCAGAAGGGCCTGGAGTTGGTCGACCTGTTGGATCTGCGGGCCGTGGTGACCTTTCTGACCTCCGACGAGGGGAAGTCCGAGCTCAAGGGCATCGGAGGGCTCTCCTCGGCCACGGCCGGGGTGATCCTGCGCTCGCTGACCGCGTTCGAGGCGCAGGGGATGAGTCCGTTCTTCGGGGAGCCGGAGTTCGACACGAGCGAGCTGCTGCGTGTGGCGGGGGACGGACGGGGCACGGTCTCCGTCCTGGAACTGCCCGCCGTGCAGGACAAGCCGCAGCTCTTCTCGACCTTCCTGATGTGGCTGCTCGCGGACCTCTTCCACGACCTCCCGGAGGTCGGTGACGCGGACAAGCCGAAACTCGTCTTCTTCTTCGACGAGGCGCACCTGCTCTTCAACGACGCGTCGAAGGCCTTTCTGGACGCCATCACCCAGACCGTCCGGCTGATCCGCTCGAAAGGGGTAGGTGTCTTCTTCGTCACCCAGACCCCGAAGGACGTGCCGGGGGATGTCCTCGCCCAGCTCGGCAACCGGGTGCAGCACGCGCTGCGAGCCTTCACTCCCGACGACCAGAAGGCCCTCAGAGCCACGGTGAAGACCTTCCCCAACTCCCCGTACGACCTGGAAGAGGTCCTCACCGCGCTGGGCACCGGCGAGGCCGTGGTGACCGTCCTCAGCGAGAAGGGCGCGCCGACGCCGGTCGCGGCGACACGGCTGAGGGCGCCGGAGTCCCTGATGGGTCCCGTCGAACCGGCCGTCCTGGACGGGGCGGTCAAGGAGTCGTCGCTGTACGGGAGTTACGCGGAGGCGGTCGACCGGGAGTCGGCGTACGAGAAGCTGACGGCGAGGGGGACCGGGGCCTCCTCCCCCGCTTCCGAGGCTTCCACGCCTTCCACGCCTTCCTCGGAGGCGGGTCCGTCGCGGGGGCGCGCCCGGAAGGGTGATGACCAGGATGCCTCTGTCGTCCAGCAGGTCGTCGGCAGTGGTGTCTTCAAGTCACTGGCCCGGAGTTTGGGTACGCAGATCGGCCGCGAGATCACCCGGTCGGTCTTCGGTACGGCTCGGCGCAGGCGGTAG
- a CDS encoding type II toxin-antitoxin system VapB family antitoxin, translating to MIFKRIGNGRPYPDHGRESTRQWADVAPRPVRLDQLVTTKGQLDLETLLAEDSTFYGDLFAHVVKWQGDLYLEDGLHRAVRAALQQRQVLHARVLELD from the coding sequence GTGATCTTCAAGCGCATCGGAAACGGCCGGCCGTACCCCGACCACGGCCGGGAAAGCACCCGGCAGTGGGCGGATGTCGCGCCACGCCCGGTCCGCCTCGATCAGCTGGTGACGACCAAGGGCCAGCTCGACCTGGAAACGCTGCTCGCCGAGGACTCCACGTTCTACGGCGACCTCTTCGCGCACGTAGTGAAGTGGCAGGGCGACCTCTACCTGGAAGACGGCCTCCACCGAGCCGTCCGAGCCGCCCTCCAGCAACGCCAGGTCCTCCACGCCCGAGTCCTGGAACTGGACTAG
- a CDS encoding LytR C-terminal domain-containing protein, whose protein sequence is MSMLTPPGMGGQYKITGDKYPRMRRSRGRRKIALAVIASVAALGLIGWGTLQLIDVFTGGGDEASAAGPAADCTASPAPSSSPASALPEPGQITVNVLNATPRFGLAKDTAAELKKRGFKIGEIGNATKAYDKKVKGIGIVLGATSASDTALPVLGTQLTGAELKTDTRAKPAEVDLILGSAFKSLTKKEDADKALTTLTEPAPTPSATKKSC, encoded by the coding sequence ATGAGCATGCTGACTCCCCCTGGCATGGGCGGCCAGTACAAAATCACGGGGGACAAGTACCCACGGATGCGCAGAAGCCGAGGGCGTCGCAAGATCGCGCTCGCGGTCATCGCCTCCGTCGCCGCGCTCGGACTGATCGGCTGGGGAACGCTGCAGCTCATCGACGTCTTCACAGGCGGCGGCGACGAGGCTTCCGCGGCAGGTCCGGCCGCCGACTGCACGGCATCCCCCGCGCCCTCTTCAAGCCCGGCCAGCGCCCTCCCCGAGCCCGGCCAGATCACCGTGAACGTCCTCAACGCCACGCCCCGCTTCGGCCTCGCCAAGGACACCGCCGCCGAGCTGAAGAAACGCGGCTTCAAGATCGGCGAGATCGGGAACGCGACGAAGGCGTACGACAAGAAGGTCAAGGGCATCGGGATAGTCCTCGGTGCCACGTCGGCCTCCGACACCGCGCTCCCCGTACTCGGAACGCAGCTCACCGGCGCCGAGCTGAAGACCGACACCCGCGCGAAGCCGGCCGAGGTCGACCTGATCCTCGGCTCGGCCTTCAAGTCCCTGACAAAGAAAGAGGATGCCGACAAGGCCCTCACCACGCTGACCGAGCCCGCACCAACGCCATCGGCGACGAAGAAGAGCTGCTAG
- the upp gene encoding uracil phosphoribosyltransferase has protein sequence MRLHVVDHPLVAHKLTTLRDLRTDSATFRRLADELVTLLAYEATRDVRTEQVDIVTPVSPTTGVKLSHPRPLVVPILRAGLGMLDGMVRLLPTAEVGFLGMIRDEETLQASTYATRMPEDLSGRQVYVLDPMLATGGTLVAAIQELMKRGADDVTAVVLLAAPEGVEVMERELAGTPVTVVTASVDERLNEHGYIVPGLGDAGDRMYGAAE, from the coding sequence ATGCGCCTCCACGTCGTCGACCACCCGCTGGTCGCTCACAAGCTCACCACGCTGCGCGACCTCCGCACCGATTCCGCGACCTTCCGGCGGCTCGCCGACGAGCTGGTCACCCTGCTCGCCTACGAGGCCACCCGGGACGTGCGCACCGAGCAGGTCGACATCGTGACCCCGGTGTCCCCGACCACGGGCGTCAAGCTGTCCCACCCGCGCCCCCTCGTCGTACCGATCCTGCGGGCCGGCCTCGGCATGCTCGACGGCATGGTGCGCCTGCTGCCGACCGCCGAGGTGGGCTTCCTGGGCATGATCCGCGACGAGGAGACGCTCCAGGCGTCCACGTACGCGACCCGGATGCCGGAGGACCTCTCCGGCCGCCAGGTGTACGTCCTCGACCCGATGCTCGCCACCGGCGGCACGCTCGTCGCGGCGATCCAGGAGCTCATGAAGCGCGGCGCCGACGATGTGACCGCCGTGGTCCTCCTCGCCGCCCCCGAGGGCGTCGAGGTCATGGAGCGCGAGCTGGCCGGCACACCCGTCACGGTCGTGACGGCATCGGTCGACGAGCGCCTGAACGAGCACGGCTACATCGTCCCGGGCCTGGGCGACGCGGGGGACCGGATGTACGGCGCGGCCGAGTAG